The DNA region CACACAGAGAAAGGATAATTGGTTAGTTCTGGCCAGACTTTACCTAGTGGACCTCAAAGGTGGCTTGATCATACAAGATTAAAATAAGTTAATTCGGAGCACTCTTGATTAACAGCCACATCAGTATGTTGGTTGGCAGTAGATTATGGTCGTTCAACTCTCTCAACTCCATTCACTCTGATGAAGAGTTGACACTCAAAAACATCAGTTTTGAAACCCACTATGGTGACCgattaacattatcaactcaaactcagttgttaaaccaaattatcttgttatactcccccaccgacgcagcaccatagtttctttagaaactcatcCCTTATTCACAGGATGTTAACCAGGATGTCAATGGTTTAACTGGTGTTCAACTGTTGACCAACTATCAGCAAGTAATTGACTATGATAAGAGTGTCAATCAATTGTCTGTTGATATAATACAGGGTCAATCATTACTATCTTGAAATTCTCATACTGACACTCCACAGATCAATAACTTTGGCAGGAATTGAGGATTCATAGAAACATCATGTTGATAGAAACAGGGAACATGGATGAACAAACTATTAGTGGAAAGGACAAAACATAGTGTTGGATTGCAAAACCTGATGAAGaattaactcagttgattaaaacTTCCAAAAAAGGTTGATTGAAAATGGTTGATTTTTTGGTGCTTAGAAATGTCATGTAGTCCTTTGGTAGGAATAATGCTGAGGGTGACCTTGTAAATATAAAtaagaatttatttcattaaaaactgtAATAGACAGTTTTGAAACCAGCAAATCTCTTTAGTTAAAAcaataaagagtaaaaaaaatacttgttcAAAACATCCTTTCCATTAATTTGACATAATTATCATGTTAAATAGTAACCGATAACTATTACATGAAAATTGTGAGcttacaacatttttttcttaagcctTTTAAGGTCAGAAGTCCTGTCAATCaatattatttaaaacaaaacacacttaAAATCAAATTCAGAAATGCAAGTGCTGACATTCCTGACCAAATATACTGTTTATTGtactgtttattttaaattgtgaACAGAACTCTTTCTTCTAATTTTAATATTATATACAACTACTAACTTATGCTGACAGTCTTCTCAAAAGCAAGTTTTAATCATGTAACATACACTGAGACTCTTTTTCAAATACAACAGCTCACAAGGTGACTCTGAAATGTGTGACAGAGAGCAGCCCTCTAACTGCTCAAGAGAAATGGTTGATACTTGGAAACTTTTCAGTTAACATTTCCGttctcaaaacaaacaatttgatACCATGCTCATCAGTGATTCATCCCTTTTAACAGAGTAAATCTTTCAAATCAATTGAAATTTGTACCACCTTCTATAAATGGTCTGGAAAAGATCCTGATTCCATCACTGTCAAAACTCCAATTTATGCCAGTTTACCACTAACTTTACATTCTTGATTAAAATCATGCAATTactattttaaagttatttgtAACCACAAGTTAATCTATATCTATAAACAAACACCTTGATTTCTGTTCTTTGATTGAATGTTCTCTTAATAGCAGAATTTGCCAGTGAACCTTAACAGCTACAGCACATTACAGCCACGTACAAGTCCACAAGAAAAGTTGCCATGTTGATAATGACAACAGTCCTCACAACATAGGAAACTGCGACATACCCTTGCCAACTTCCAGCAATCCAATTAAATAAGACAAATCAAAGTCTTTCCGTCTGAAATTTCATCTTGCACGTCATCACTTGATGTAGACTTCTCTGCTTGACCAGATAACAAGGAACATAGAAATGATGACAATGTGCCTCCAAGCACGGCATAAAATGCCCATCCCATCGAGCATTCATTAAGTACAAAAGCTCCAGGTTTCTGTGATGGCTTTGTGCAAAGATCACCAACTGTTTCACTGCCCCAGCCAGCAGGGTAGAGAACAAGGCCAATCACAAGAAAGAGTGCTATAAAGAACCCCACATAACAAATGTTAGCTCCCAGGAAAAGAAACCTTTGAATTTGGTTTACAAGATCACTGCTACAACAATTCACTTATGCATATGCATGCGCTTGGACCAATAGcttgtttcagtttttcaacgtttaatttcagtttgttGGAACTGAGAATGCATAACAGTTATTACAAGGCAAGAAAAGCTATGATTCATTCACTACAAGGCTGACTAATGATCTTTCGTACAGAGTGATGCTTTCATAAAGTATCATGctataaactatttttttttgtaattgtttaaCAGAAGAAAGTTGGTTTCCTATAGCAGTATTCCAGGCTGTGCCTTAGTATTTTTCACGAAAATGGGTGTCAAACAAGAACAGGGTTAACTGAAAATGCGTGTCAAACAAGAAGAGGCTTAACTGAAAAAGGACCAAATGCTCCAAGGTATGGAAAAAAACTAATCACTTGAAAGAATACAAACAACTATCAACAAAAGTTATGTTTCCCAGTAATTACCTGCTATAGCCTGGATCACTCCACCAAGTGAGaaaatacttttctttcctaTACTTTGTGCACAAAATCCCACGATGGACATGAGTACAACAATAGCTAGAAGCGCTGTACCAAACCATAGAAAAAACAGACAAGCTTGCCAAGCAGCTGAAGGAATATCCATAAAGTTTTTGATGTAAGTGTAACAATTTAGTTCTGGATCCCCTCCAACactcttatgaatttttttacagCGGTTGTAGATGCCAATTGATGGCCTGTACATCGCCTCCGATGGGATGTACTGAGATGTAAAATTATAGTTCTTGTCATCGAAAAGCACTGATCTTCCATACAACCACTTGGGTGTCATAATTCCAGCTATCACAGCCAGCGTTGCGACAACTGACAACACCATCCATAAAATGTTCCTTGTTGTAACTATTACATAGCAATCTGCCATCTTGTCAATAAGAAATGTGTGGGATCATACAATTTAATGTTTAGAGCCTTGGCAAGGATTGTAATGATTGACAAAATCTGaaatcacaaattaaaaaaagcaaattaataaTGTGATGTTAACCTATGATTGACAGGAATCATGGTAATTCAAGTATATGCACACGTGAAATTGAGCCAACCAAAAAATACCcaaatttcaaatatttcttaatCATGTAAACACATCCATTATTCCGcaataaatgaaattttcatgtCTCTCAGTATgtgcactgtgattggtcaatttagccGGCACCTGGGTCATAaagcagagaagaaaaaactcAGTCCATAACTGACAATACAGACCTTCAACTTGgttaggtaatttagtgttaacaactgagttgaaaacgtaaattggccaccctaaagagtaaaaaagctgatgtttcgagtgttagctctgacgaagggctaatgctcaaaatgtcagcttttttactcttaagggtggccaatttatgtcttcaactcagttgttaacactaaattaccagctATACTCTCCCAGCGACgtagtaccacagtttctttagaaacctaccccctttcTACCACTTGGTTTGTTTAGTTAGTAAGAGgtataaaatattttgtcatgATGCCATTAAGAAGATTGTTATCAAACACTGAATCATGGAGCCTGATTCCTCCTCTGAAAAAGGCCCcaagtttttaaaatgaaagtacATTGTTGTAATACAAGTGTATAACAGTGATCATAAACTGAATAAATTGTACTCTTCATACAACTTTTGGTTGACCTCTCTTGTTTAGCTCTTCCCAAATCAATggaaaataaagtatatgtagTACAAAAAGCTGGTGAGTTTGCTGGGATATAGCCCTACTCTCTCTGTGATCTGTGGTTTTCAACTCCTTATGATCAAGTTAAGGAGGTATGCAACCTGCAGACTTGTCAATGAGGCAAGTCTGGACCATTTTATCATGACCTGAGAAAGTCTCACTCAAAAAAAATACTCAGACTTGACACTCCCCTGTAACAGATCTAAGAGTCAAGAGATTGTGTTCACACTTCTAGTTGGCCTGTGACAGTAAACAACTTAAAGCTGTCAGTCTGGTTTAGTGAGAAAGATGTGAAAATTGTTCAATCTCTATTGCGGAGTGTAATCTTAATCTTAAAACAACACATGAACATGAAGTTAGCTCCTGAAATAACATGACAATAAGCCATGTCTGACTTTCTTAAGCTGATCATCTtaatgcaaaaacaaacaacattatAAGAGATCAAGGGAATCATACCCCTGCAAGGTGCACCTTGACctctgaaaaaatttccttttaactcTAAATTTCCCTAAGCTGAGTGCAATTTAGAACTAATTCAATCACCTCAAAATTTACCCTTAACATTATTTGATAGAGCACTTGTCAAAATAGTCTTAGTGTgaaaattttggtaaataattAATGCTACACATCTGAAGAATTTCTCATACATGTAATTGCCACTTCTACAAgattgtttttttgaaaatacttttcttttcacaCACATAGGAACAGGAGATAGTTATACAACAGCAAAGCTTAGTTGGGGAGAAGTGAGCTAGACTAGTACATGTGTCAGAAATGTGGACTTCATATCTTCTACCCTTGAAGATACAGTTCAGTATCCATGGGGAAAGACCAAGGTCTCCTAGCCTGAACAGATGGTGGTTGTGGAGCCCAGAGATAagagtaaaatgtttcagtCTGTGAAAGTGCAAATTCATAAAAAGTGGTTAACTTTTAGTAATTCAAAATGCCCACTTGCCAGGTAAATCTAACTTAATTTCCTATACAACTGCCAAAATGCTGCAGACATTTAATTACTTTAAGCCAAACTGTATTTAGTCACATTCATTGGATTTCAATATAATTGTTGCCTGTCAGATGAAATCtgatagcctttttttttccttcacagatggtaaaaattatcaatttgcGACATCTAACGTACAATCTTGAAAGGCAAGTTTGTGTCTATGCGATATTTCCATTAGAAAGTATGGAGAGCATGTTCTTACTTGGTAAGCTCATCAGATAGGGACTGGTTAATTCGTTATCTTCAAGTGGTTTGTTAGAAAGCACTTTGACAGGACAAAGAGTTAAAACAAACGATGGAAACCAGGATACCTTTACAGCGAAGCCAGCTAGAGTTTACACAAACAGGTTGACCTAAATCTTAAAACTCAGCTTACCATAATAATAGCTCAATTTAAACACGGTTGGAATAGATGAAAAATCACAACCATCCGACCACCGCTGTATTGACACAAAGATAGTGTGATGACAGAGATAAGATAGAAAGGCAACGAAATATATTTGACAGATAAAAACCGAAGGCAATTTCCGTTGTGTTTATACGCAGCTCAATTACTGTCAGCTGGAGAGATGCAAATCAACCATATTGTAATTCTGATGCGTTTGAACGGGGAAAGAATGTTTGAGAGATTCTTTTAAACCACCCGTTACATCGAACGCAACAAAATTGTAACATAAACTCGCATGCGACgcaaattggaaacaaaatgGCTTGACGACGTGAGGAAAACTTACTGTCATCACACGTTCCTGAAACTGgaaaaatgtattgaaaactCACCACGCTCGGTTGACGATCGAAAAGGGCATTACACCAGGACAGAGCTGACTtttaaattgtaaacatttcttATTGGCATATTTGtgtttttcatcaaaatacCACAGCGATTAAATTTGAGCCAGGGGGCTTGCTCACCTCTCATTGCGAAAGGTCACAAAATTCTTCCTCTGACGATATACGTGCATCAAAGCGACAAATTAACGCGATAGCAATCTCGCAAAAgataattcttttaaaatcacAATTGGTTCTTAGCAATTTCAAATGGAAAGACCAGCTTAGGATAAGTGCGGTAGTGGCAGGCCAAAAGACATTTGTTGGGCTGTTGTGTTTTGTGTATTGGAAATCATCATGCCCTGTATCCCGCTGTGGCGTGTTTACAAAGCCGAGAGACTGGACGTGACAACCCTCAGGCGTAcatggaaaaaatacaaaaaagtttCGTTCTATAATTGTTCTGTGAATGTTCTGCATACATGTTATCGCTGTAGCCTAAACAACAAGGATTAAAAATACACTAGAACAAGGGATGTtggaaaaacaaacaggaaCGAGCAATAACATACACCAGACGGGAAAATTACTCAGCAATAAAATGTGTCTACATGAAAGTCACGACATCAAGAATCccgaagaaagaggaaaaattttacattttcaactcattGATaggtaacaaaaattaatcaagaAGTCTTGGATCTTGTGCgtctcaaagagaaaacaattcgCGCGTTTAACAAAGAGGAAAAGTCTTGCGATGATGTTTTTAGCTTCAAGGTGTAATATTGACAACGAGACTACAAAAGCCTTTTAGTGCACTTTGATCCGAAAAAAACTACAGAAGAAACCCACCGAAAATCTACAGGACGTTTTGTAAACATtattcaaggatctttgatcAAACCGACACAAGGCACATGACTCATGTTTACcaaatatcaacaaaattgttcgACTTGTGGATCACAATTTCCACGATTTAAATGACAATACATTGGATGAAATAGAGACAGAAGATAATTCGCTTTCCTAGCAGAAAAAACACGGATCACTTGCAGATCGTTGACCCAACTTCAACAAAATATTACGAAATGAGGCAACGGGGAAAGAAATCTTGTAACCGCTTTTGTGTTTGTTGTGAATACAAAGAACCATCAACATCTCTCAACCGCAAGACCCATGGAGCCCGTTTCTATGATATGGAAGTTTTTGCGATCCGATCTTCTGTTCAAGCGTTTCTTTTcccgaaaaaaattacaacGACCTGACTTTCATGATGCTTCCACTCTCACCGTGTCAGTTCACAAAACAGACACCTGTGGAATACGAAATTTATTATTCATCTAAATGTCGCGTGTTCATGTTACTGTAGACAGTTGTGAGTTTCCATCTGAGATTTCTGATTTTACAGTAAAGATCGATTCATCAAATCAAACAGACAAGCCTCGGCAGATCCTTTAAAGTCGTTGAAAAAACCCGATATACTAAAATCTTTGGGGTCAATGGTAGTTGCATCTCGTTTTATGTTGTCACACATGATCcattcaacaacaacaaagaatcTAAGAGAAGCATGCTCCATTCAAACTTAAGAGTCACCCACATTAAAACACATTGACTTAAGGCGTCCCTCGTCAAAATCTAAAATTTTGAAGAGTTTATAACCCAAGGAAATACTTTTTCATCGAAACAGATTTCCTTAGCGAGCATAATATTTGTATTCCCCGGTTTACCTCAAGTTGCGGTATTGTAGTATGCTTCGTCTGTGCCTCGCTTCCACTTTAAATCGCTGTCTTTACTTGTTGAATGTGCTATAAATCCGACCGAGGATGGTTTTTTGAAGCAAAATAATGTTATTTGTGTACGTGGAGGAATCCCCAAATGTTTGTGACCGGGGCAGAACAACACACCGCCGAAGTACGGTCCGAATGCAACGAGACTGATCCGGAAACCCCGCGGATGTAAAAGGAAATTCATCTCATATTGCATCGCAATGAGGCGTGACACTTGTCTTAGCGCTTGTCCATCAACAAAGGAACGCCCACTATAGGCTTAGTCCCTCGGGATTACAGAGAAAAACCTCTCTAAAATCAACAATAACAAGCTGATTTGAAGATCAGAGCCATTTGCCGCTTTTCTAAAACCTTCAGGAATTGTCACAAACCCCACTACTCACTCAGCATGCTGTTGTCATCACTGGATTTTGATTTGCCGGCATGTGAATCAAAAAGCTTTAACCCGGCCAGTTTTTAAAAGCCTTGCCCTGCCCTCCCCTTGATAAGTGCATACCACAAAATATCAAATCAGATTGGCGCATTTTCAaacaattaattatttcaagttGCCAGGTAGGAATAATCACATGTGCTCAAGAAGATTCCTAATTTTAAGATGGCCagtttgaaatgaaacaaaagaattgtCTGATTAATACGTGCGTAGGACGGTTAAAAAAATACCACACATGCCTTTCAATgtaaaaaaggttaattttaGGCGTGACACATAAACAGTGATGCGGCTTCTCTTAGGTTTTCATCAAATGGATCCTTGACTGCGGTTTGGAACACGTTCAGAGATCACGGGGATGGGTGAAAAAATGTTGGCCTCTTTTCATAAATCAAAGGTGGCGCATTGCTTAGGCAATCTCTGAAAACATGATGTACGCTGTAATGGAGAAAGGCAAAATCCGAAGAATCAACTTAAAGACTTGTTATTTTCATGTTGTAAGGTCGGTTAAGCAAATTGCAAACGGAACATCgaacaattaaaacaata from Pocillopora verrucosa isolate sample1 chromosome 1, ASM3666991v2, whole genome shotgun sequence includes:
- the LOC131772489 gene encoding LHFPL tetraspan subfamily member 2a protein, with protein sequence MADCYVIVTTRNILWMVLSVVATLAVIAGIMTPKWLYGRSVLFDDKNYNFTSQYIPSEAMYRPSIGIYNRCKKIHKSVGGDPELNCYTYIKNFMDIPSAAWQACLFFLWFGTALLAIVVLMSIVGFCAQSIGKKSIFSLGGVIQAIAALFLVIGLVLYPAGWGSETVGDLCTKPSQKPGAFVLNECSMGWAFYAVLGGTLSSFLCSLLSGQAEKSTSSDDVQDEISDGKTLICLI